CTCACTGAGATCATTGACCACGCAGGCTTTTTCATTCAAATGGGGATGGCTTCCATGCCCATCTGGATGGAAGGGGTTCTGAACAGGAAATACCCTCGATGGCGCGAACTCGAGTGCAATGAAGACGGTTCAGCGCGCTACATGCCTGCGGGCGTCCGGATCCTGGAAGCATCGCTGCTGAGCAGGTTTTCTTCTGAGGAGGTGATCGCCTGCTATCCAGGGGAAATGCACAAGTTCATCGGCCCCAAAACCCGTGTCGTCGCTGTTTCGACTCACAATCCGTTGGGTGTCACCTTCGCAGCCGGGATCTATGCGTCGGTCTTCGGTACGTCAAAACACCCGATCAACTCCCATTATTCCAGGCAGCTGTTCTCGAGCCTCAAGGAAAATCCCTGGCGCAGCGGTTTCAAAGTGATCGTGGGCGGCTCCGGCGCCTGGCAGATCGCGCAGACGCACAGCTATGAAGAACTGGGCGTGGACTGTGTGGTTGAGGGGAGAAGCGAATCTCCCGAAACACTGGAGCTGTTCCAGAAAGCGATTCGGGGGGAAGCCCTGCCGCAAAAGGCCAAAATCGGCCATCCAAAAAGCAGGGACAGCCTGTTGGTCCCGGAGAAACGCACTACCTTCGGGGTGGTGGAAATGACGACGGGCTGTGGTCGTGGGTGCCGCTTGTGCCTGCCCGACCTGAGCCCCCAGCTGGACATGCCGAAAGAAAAGATTCTGGCCGGGATTCGCGCCAATGTCCTTCATGGCAACAAGCAAATTTCGCTTGCGACCGAAGACCTGTTCATCTGGGGCCAAGTGCATACGGACACACCTTTTTACTTCCCTAACCGCGAGGCGCTGCTGGACTTGTATTCGGAAATCATCAACACGCCGGGAGTCGAGCAGCACCTCCTGAGCCACTGCACCATGGCGCCGGCCGTGACGGATCCCCTTCTGATCGAGAAGCTTTCCGATTCGCTGCTGGACAAAAGTCCGATACATCTGCCCGGCGTCAGTACCCATCCGAAAAAGAAAATACTCTCCCCGTTGATCGGTCTGGAGACGGGTTCAGTTCCACTGGCAAGAAATATGATGCCGGGCAAGGCGGCGCCGTTCCCGATCGAAGAGTGGCCAAGCGTGTTCATCCAGGGTTTGACAATCATGAACCGCAACAACTGGTTTCCCGTGGCAACATTGATGATCGGGAATCCGGGAGAGACCGACGACGATACCAGATCCACACTCGATCTAATTTATGAAGCGGAGCGCAGGAATCTCTTCGCTTTTTTCATTCCCTCGATATTCACGCCGCTGCACGACACGCGCATGGCAGCGCAGAAGGGCGTGATAGCGACGCAGCAACTCACGGCATTGCAGTGGCAACTGATGATGAAGTGTTGGAAAATGAATGTGCGCGCCGCTCAATTCAGATGGTGGGCGCCGTTCGCCTGGCGGTTGGGCGCGCTCGGCCTCTGGATTTTCCGGTTGTGCAAGCTGAACGGACCGGATTTTACCTGGCCGCTGCTGCTGTTTTCCGGGATCCTGCCCGAAGGCATGATGGCCCGAATGGGGAAGATCTACATGGGGGAGCCCCTGAAGATCAAGAGCCGCAAAGAACTGCTGGCCACGATCCGGCCGCAGCTCTGGAAACACCTGCCCGACGACGCAGGGGACATCCCCGCGCCCGCCTGGGCCAGAACCGCGGGATCGGCCAAAGCCCCCCTCGTGGTCGGATGAGGAAAGGCCTCAATGTACGACCATCTCGGCCGGACGCGGCAACCCCTGGAGGAGAACGGGACCGTAGTTGTGATAGGTGGAGGGCCCGCAGGGGCTTTCTTCTCCATTCATCTGCTCAGGCGCGCCCGCGAATTGCAGCGCGCGGTAAGAGTTGTGGTCATCGAGCGGCGCCGCCAGGGTGCCGGCCAGACTGGCGCCGGCTTCGTTGGAGGGTGGAGGGGCTGCAGTTATTGCGCAGGGGGACTGTCGCCCAAGCTGAATGACGTACTAAAGCGCCTCGACCTGCGGCTGCCCGAAGAGGTGATTCAGAGCCGGGTGCGCTCAATCACGGTTCAGGGCTACTGGAAGAACATCGAGCTCGAGGTGCCCGACGGCCGGGAAATGTTGTCGGTGTTCCGGGGTGTGCGTCCCGCCAAGCGTCTCGACCGGCAGCACAGTCTTGATTCGCTGCTGCTCGCTCGCGCGCTCGAGGAAGGGGCCGTGCTCCTGGGCGGCGAGGTGTATGACGCGGAGTATTCGGCGCGGGGCCGACCGGTCGTGAGCTACCGGGCTGAGGGAGCAGAGGCCAGGCTGGAAGCGGATTTCGCCGTCTTTGCCGGCGGAGTCAATGAGTGCGCCGAGACCTGCCAGGATCGTGGGTCCTTGTTGCCGGCGCTGCAGCGGCTGGCGCCTCATTACCGGCCTCCGCGCCTGCGCCCGGCCTTGATTTTTGAATTGGAGGCGGCACCGGGCGTCGCGACGTACCTCGAGGGCCAGTTGCACTTTGTGGAATACGGTTCTGCGGCGTTGCGTCTGGAGATGTGTTCCTTACTGCCAAAGCGGGGATACATCACGGTGGTCCTCGTGGGGCCGAGTGTCGACGCTTCCACCGGCCCGGCGGATAACGTCAAAATCATCAACGAATTCCTCCAGCTCCCTCATATCCGCAAGCTCGTGCCGCCCAGCATGCGGCTGCGCACGGCCTGCGCCTGCAATCCCCGGCTCGTGGTCGGCTCGGCCCGGCACGCGTTCGCAGACCGGGTTGCAGCGGTCGGTGACATGGTGACCTCCAGACTTTACAAGGACGGAATCCTGTCAGCCCACCACACCGCGAGCGCACTGGCGGAGACTCTTCTGGTCCGGGGCGTGGACCGGAATAGTCTCCAGGAAGGATATGCACCTGTCATCCAGGGTTTTCGTCGGGACAATCGGTTTGCCGCGCTGGTCTTCCTCCTGCACCGGCTGGTGTTCGGTTCATCAGTACTCAGCCGTGTCCTCTACCAGGCAGTCATTACGGAACGGAAAAGGATTGCTGCATCGGCGCGCCGCCTCGAAAAGATCCTGTGGAAAATCGCCAGCGGCGATGATCAGTATGAGGCCACCTTTCTATCGATGATCCACCCTGCAACTCTTTGGCTGATCCTGAGCGGCGGATTATGGATCACGCTGCGCAACTATCTCACCGAACGCTTCTTCAATTTAAGCTGGGAGGGTTTTGGCCGCTTCACGACCGGAGTGGCGAAGGAACACTTCGATACCAAACGCGTGGCCTTCAGGCGCGAACTGGGCGAGTACGATGCGACTGTCCCTGACCCGTTGGAGTTCGAGCGTATGTACACGATCCGAATCCGCGCCAGGTGCGCCCAGGTTCTGCACCAGCTCGGCCGTTTTGGAGAAAGCGACCGGGGCTATTTCCGCCCCCATTGGGTTCAGATCCAGAGGACCGAGGGTGTGCCGAACGAACCGGGCTGCCTGATCCGTTACGAAGTGCTCTGCCACAGGTTTTCGTTCTGTCTTCAGCTCGAACAGATTGTGCAAGGGCACCTGTTGGTGTACCGGGTTCGCGACGGCTTCGCAAGGGGCGGCGTGCTGCTATTCGAAGTCGAGCAGGATGCCGATGAGATCTGCAATCTGTCGATTTACGTGGCCTTCCAATTCGTGCGTGGAGAGACACCGATCACGCGGCTGCTCTGGTTGCTGTTTCGGCGCCTCTTTCCCTCCTTCGTGCATGACGTTCTCTGGAATCATTCGCTCTGCCAGCTTAAGAACCTGGCAGAAGCAGAAGAGCACTCTTCCGCGGGTTGAGAAGTGGGGCAGCTACTCTACGCGCTGCAGGTCCAGGGCGATGCGTACGCCGTTTACCAGGACGATGCCCTGGTTGATCAGGTCCTGATTGGTGATCTCGGCATCGGTGAATTTACGAAGGGACTGGAGCGGGAAGATGAACTCGAGAGCTTCCGGAGAGTCTTGGGAATTGATGCCGAACTGGTTTAGTACCGTGATGTCGAAACCGGCAATTTCTTCGGCCACGGGCGCCCGGTCGAGCAGCGACTTGAGCAGGGGCGCCAGGAAGAGATCGAAACTCTGCGCCGCTCTCTTATAGATAGAGGTTGTGTTCTTATCAAATGGATTTGGATTTCGCAGCGTCATCTGGAGATGGACGCGGTTCCGGAACACAACGAAGGACGGGGGTGCGTAGTCCACGAAATGGTAGCGGGCCATCCCTTCTTTGCCCAGGGCATCGAGCTCGGGCTGAAGCCTGTGCTGGAGCGCCTCGGCATCGACGTTCTTCAGCGGAGCAGCCAGTACTTCTGGACGGTTCCCGCCCGCCGTCGGGACGGCATCCCGTTGTCCGGCCGGCTTTCCGGATCCGGAGCGCGCGTCGGAACCGCCGCCAACCGTGGAAACAGACGCAGCAGAAATTGCCGGCACGAGTTCAGCCCGCGCCGCCGGTGCAGGTTCCTTTGCGCGGGCATCGCGAGCCAGTCGCAGCGCATCGAGTTCCTCCAGACCGAGCGGTTGAGCCGCATGAAGCGTCAGGCCGAACTCCTTGCCATTCACATAGATGTCCGAAGCATTCAAGATCTTCTGCCGCGCAGGCTCAGTTTGCGCGCTGAGATAGCCGAATGCATCCGCCTTATCCATGACAACTGCGAGTATTTCCTTTCCTTCGTAATCGTAGCTGCTCGAGTGCGTCCGCACATGGTAGGAGATCTCAAAACCGAAACGATCGAAGTCTGCCTGGGTCGTGAAGCTGCCCGGAATGAGCCTGAGGATAGGTGCGACTACCTCCTCAAGGACCCGGCTCGCCCGCTGGTTTTGCGTGAGCAGTGCGGAGTCGAAGGCCGCGTTATAATTGCCCGAGGTCTTAAGAACCGTGCGATCGTGAAAGAGCACAAACTCCAATCCGCGGGCATCCGCTCCCGCCTGCTGCTTCGGATCCAGCCCGACGTAGCGGCTTAAGAAGAGCGGGTAGGGGAACTGGAGTTTTGCGATCTCCTCCCTCATGGATACGAGCTGGGGCAGATAGGCGGCTTCCAGGGCCTTGAGTTGAGGATTTGTGATTTCGGCCGGGCCAACCTGGGCGCGGGTCCTGTCCAGCGGGATCAACAGCGACGCAAACATCAGCGCAAAGGAAATGAAGCGCCGCGGCGTCACGGGCGGCGATATCCTGGAGAGCCGTGACCGTGAGGAGTGAATAAAGAGCAGAATTGAAGGCTGTGCGAAAATTGCCGTGCCGCACCTTCGGCGCTCAACTATGCGCGACCTCTTAACCCCGGCCTCACGGCCGGGGCTACCATGGTGCCGTCTCTTTGAGGCTGGCTTGTAAGTCAGTGACCCGTCTCGAGCTTCGGCATGTCTCACCGCAGACTGAGGCGCGAAGCGCCGGCAGAGAGTAGCCCCGCGCGTAAGCGCGGGGTCAGGCGCAATATGGAAGTTCGAGGCCTGAGAGGCCGGCACATCTGGAAGGGAGTATTTTTTCACAGCTTCTAAGGGAGCGGATCGTGAGTCGCAAGAGCCCGTGAACATGAGGCGCAGGGGGATGCGCGCGGCTCGGCTTTCCTGGGATAGGGTCATTGGTTTTCACCTCACTGAATACTGGGGCTGCGGCCTGGCCGGAGCCTGATAGGGCGGCTGAGCTACTGCCCGCATGTATGTGATCAAAGCGCGGATCTCATCCTGCGTCAGAGTCTTGCCCCAGGGGGGCATCATGGCGGACTTTCCCAGAGCGCTCCCGCCGAGCGAGACGATATTCCGCAGGTAATCGTCGCCCAGGGCATTCAAAACCGTGCCATCGTTGATGAGCGCGGGGGCCGGCGAGAGATTCGAGCGGTTCGAGGGTCCTGCGGGGGTTGAGTCCGCATGGCACCAGACGCACTTATCGAGAAAGAGGCGTTTTCCCTGCGCCTGCTGATAGCCGAGGGGAATCAGGTGACTGGGATCGTTCCAGTCTTGCTGCACGTCATAAGCGTTCAGCAGCGGGCTCGGCTTTGGGGGAGCAGGCTTGCGCCCGCAAGAGACATAGAACATGAGAGCCATGAAACCTGCCAGTGCAGCGGCAGCCTTGGTTTTCATCGGGTGCCTCCGGTTGCGCCTGCAGTGCGAGCTGTGCCTCCGGCCTGAGGATTCTGACGCAGGGTCAAAAGATAGGCTGTCAGGGCCTGCAGTTCCTGGTCCGTAAACTCGCGCTCCGGTTCGATGGTTCCGGGAACGAGCGCCTGAGGATCTTTCAGCCAGGCTGCGATCCAGGCGGCGTTCAGCCAGTTTCCGGCATTGTTCAGATTGGGTCCGACATATCCTCCGGTGGATCCGATGGTGTGGCAGGACTGGCACTGATATTTGACTTCATAGAGCTGCTTGCCCAGGGTTGCCATCTGGGGCGTATACGACTTGAGGTCCACGCTTCCGATATCGACGGCAGGACTCTGCATGACCATTAGGAGATAATCGGCAATGGTAGCCGCCTCTTCCTCGGTGATGTTGAATTGCGGCATGCGGAAAGTAAGGGTGGGCCTTAGGGTCTGGGGGTTCCTCAGGAAAGAGATCAACCACTTGCGTTGTGCGCGACTGCCTTCATCTGAAAGGTCGGGAGCGAGGGTGCTGCCGAACCCGTTGAAGCGATGGCAGACGTAACATTTATAGCGCTCGTACAGTGCGGCGAATTCGCCTGCGGGCCGGAATTCCGTTCGGGCGGCCGGGACGACGAGGGCAGTGAGGCCCGGCGCCTCCAAACGGCCGGTCATGCTGAGCAAAGCGGTCGTCACGGCCTCCAGGTCTCCGGTCTCGAAGTGATACTGAGGCATTCGCGCCGAAGGATTGACCGATGTGGGTTCGCCGACTTTGGCCTGTATATATGCCACCAGGGTGCGGGGGATCGAAGACGTGCCGAACTCGAGCTGCGAAACAGTCTTGCGTCCCACGTTGGTGAGATCCGGGCCGAAATCGGTCTGAGGCTTGGTGCCGGCAACGAGGTGGCAGCTCGAGCAGCCTTTCTCTACGAACAGCCGCTTGCCCAGTTGAATTTCCTGTGGGCCGGGTGCGCCGAGTTTGGGAACATCACTGAGGAGATCCGGATCCGTCAAGCTGGTCGTGATGTACCGCGTCACCACGTAAAGATCCTCGTCCGACCAGCGGTATCGCGGCATGAGGGCGTGAGGCAAATGGGCTTGAGGGTTCCGCAGCCAGGCCACCAGCCAGTCGGAGTCAACCTTGCTCCCGACTTTCGTCAACTCTGGTCCGATCTTGCCCCCGATCAACTGGGTTTCGCCCGCGCGGGTGACCGCAATGGAGTGGCAGGTAGTGCAGAACATCTGGCGGAATCGGATTTGCCCCTGATCCACCAGATCCGGTTTCTTTTCCAGAACTGCGACCACCTGGGGATTGAACTTGTAGGTCTCAATGGGCTTGCTCTTCAGAGAGATCAGATAGGCAGAGAGACCCCGGATCTCGTTTTCGCTGAGCCTGAACTGGGGCATTCTCGGTTCTTCTTCGTTCTCGTAGCCATCCGCCGTGACGTTGCCGTTGCTGTCCTTGGTGGTGCGCGGCTCTTTCAGCCACTTGTAGATCCACCGCCGCGTCACCTTGGTCCCGACGTCGGTCAGCTCCGGACCCAGCATTGTCGGGCGCTCGATGTCCTGCAGTCGGTGACAGCCGACGCAGTTGAGCTCTACCAGGAGATCGCGCCCTCGGTTCAGGCGCGGCGTTTCAGGGATGCCCGCGCGGTGACAGACGCCACACGAAGCCTGCATATAGCTCACCGGCAGCAGCGGACGTTCCCAAGCTTTGGTGGTTTCGTGGGCTTCCCGCACTTCTGTGGCGAGACCCTGGCCGCGATGGCAGACGACACAGCCCCACTCCTTCGCCTGGTGCGGGATGAGTGCATGAGCCCGGAAGGGTTCCGGCACCGACGGGTCCAGGAGGCTCGGCTGCGTGATGCCCTGGTGGCATGTGATGCAGCGGTCCGTTACTCCGAGCTCGGGAATCCAGATCTGGTCGACCCCGGAATGAAAATCCGCCAGCAGGACCCTGGTGTCCGAGCGGCTTTCTGCAAAGCGTGCGTATTCGCTCCGGTACTGCTTCCATTCACGCAGCAGGTCTTTCAGCGGAGAAACGGCAAGGCCGGCCAAAAACAAAACGCTCCCGACTGCGAATGCGAGACGCAGCCGTTTCGGCGCTGTTCCCATTTTCTCAGCAGTCATGCTATCTCCAAGGCCATACCCAGGACCATCCGGGTCCCCGGAAGAAGGTGCCGA
This portion of the Terriglobia bacterium genome encodes:
- a CDS encoding c-type cytochrome, whose product is MTAEKMGTAPKRLRLAFAVGSVLFLAGLAVSPLKDLLREWKQYRSEYARFAESRSDTRVLLADFHSGVDQIWIPELGVTDRCITCHQGITQPSLLDPSVPEPFRAHALIPHQAKEWGCVVCHRGQGLATEVREAHETTKAWERPLLPVSYMQASCGVCHRAGIPETPRLNRGRDLLVELNCVGCHRLQDIERPTMLGPELTDVGTKVTRRWIYKWLKEPRTTKDSNGNVTADGYENEEEPRMPQFRLSENEIRGLSAYLISLKSKPIETYKFNPQVVAVLEKKPDLVDQGQIRFRQMFCTTCHSIAVTRAGETQLIGGKIGPELTKVGSKVDSDWLVAWLRNPQAHLPHALMPRYRWSDEDLYVVTRYITTSLTDPDLLSDVPKLGAPGPQEIQLGKRLFVEKGCSSCHLVAGTKPQTDFGPDLTNVGRKTVSQLEFGTSSIPRTLVAYIQAKVGEPTSVNPSARMPQYHFETGDLEAVTTALLSMTGRLEAPGLTALVVPAARTEFRPAGEFAALYERYKCYVCHRFNGFGSTLAPDLSDEGSRAQRKWLISFLRNPQTLRPTLTFRMPQFNITEEEAATIADYLLMVMQSPAVDIGSVDLKSYTPQMATLGKQLYEVKYQCQSCHTIGSTGGYVGPNLNNAGNWLNAAWIAAWLKDPQALVPGTIEPEREFTDQELQALTAYLLTLRQNPQAGGTARTAGATGGTR
- a CDS encoding cytochrome c, whose product is MKTKAAAALAGFMALMFYVSCGRKPAPPKPSPLLNAYDVQQDWNDPSHLIPLGYQQAQGKRLFLDKCVWCHADSTPAGPSNRSNLSPAPALINDGTVLNALGDDYLRNIVSLGGSALGKSAMMPPWGKTLTQDEIRALITYMRAVAQPPYQAPARPQPQYSVR